One region of Lathamus discolor isolate bLatDis1 chromosome 2, bLatDis1.hap1, whole genome shotgun sequence genomic DNA includes:
- the WRNIP1 gene encoding ATPase WRNIP1, with the protein MEIAEDEQLVRCPVCLRELPGAHINSHLDSCLQGGEDEVEPGPSTTCKRQRFTAAPSGSQVEGELEEAGQATISSFFHKGRGGGQSPGAPSRKSWAGREEAAAVKPEDGGSAGSGPAPRRSLAQKLEEKPLAERLRPSALGDYVGQERVLGAQTLLRSLLESHEIPSLILWGPPGCGKTTLAHIIANSSRKNGTWFVTLSATSARTTDIRDVISQAQNEKKLFKRKTILFIDEIHRFNKSQQDTFLPHVERGTLTLIGATTENPSFQVNAALLSRCRVIVLEKLSVEAIEAILMRAVRSLGVQILGQGDQHSSSATGSSSESSELPVYIEEKALKTLPYLCDGDARTGLNGLQLAVQARLAMGKTTPLNIPKGGSTDGIVITEEDVKEGLQQSHILYDRAGEEQYNCISALHHSLRGSDENASLYWLGRMLEGGEDPLYVARRLVRFASEDIGLADPLALTQAVAAYQGCHFIGMPECEVILAQCVVYFARAPKSIEVYRAYNKVKEHLRMHTGPLPPVPLHLRNAPTMLMENLGYGKGCKYNPAYKEPVEQDYLPEELKGTDFFKE; encoded by the exons ATGGAGATTGCCGAGGATGAGCAGTTGGTGCGGTGCCCCGTGTGCCTGCGGGAGCTGCCCGGCGCGCACATTAACTCGCACCTGGACTCGTGCTTGCAGGGCGGGGAGGATGAGGTGGAGCCGGGCCCGTCGACAACCTGCAAGCGGCAGCGCTTCACCGCTGCCCCGTCGGGCAGCCAGGTGGagggggagctggaggaggccgGCCAGGCCACCATCTCGTCCTTCTTTCACAAGGGCCGCGGCGGCGGGCAGAGTCCCGGAGCCCCTAGCAGGAAGAGCTGGGCGGGGCGGGAGGAGGCCGCCGCAGTGAAGCCGGAGGATGGAGGCTCGGCGGGTAGCGGGCCGGCGCCGCGCAGAAGCCTGGCGcagaagctggaggagaaaCCTCTGGCCGAGCGGCTGCGGCCGAGCGCGCTGGGGGATTACGTGGGGCAGGAGCGGGTGCTGGGAGCGCAGACCCTGCTGCGGAGCCTGCTGGAATCACATGAAATCCCCTCCCTCATTCTCTGGGGACCACCGGGCTGCGGCAAG ACTACACTGGCACACATCatagcaaacagcagcagaaagaacgGCACGTGGTTTGTGACATTGTCGGCCACCAGTGCCAGGACGACTGATATTCGAGATGTCATCAGCCAAgctcagaatgaaaaaaaactcttcaaaagaaaaaccatcCTCTTTATTGATGAGATCCATCGTTTCAATAAATCTCAGCAG GACACTTTCCTTCCTCACGTTGAGCGTGGGACGTTGACTCTGATAGGAGCGACCACTGAAAACCCTTCTTTCCAAGTCAACGCAGCTCTTCTGAGTCGATGCCGGGTGATTGTCCTGGAGAAGCTCTCAGTTGAAGCGATTGAGGCGATTCTGATGCGGGCTGTCAGGTCCTTAGGGGTCCAGATTTTGGGCCAGGGTGatcagcacagcagctctgcgactggcagcagcagtgagagctCAGA ACTCCCAGTGTACATAGAGGAGAAAGCTCTAAAAACCCTACCCTACCTGTGCGATGGTGATGCAAGGACTGGACTGAATGGACTCCAGTTAGCAGTTCAGGCCAGATTAGCAATGGGGAAGACTACTCCTTTGAATATTCCCAAAGGTGGTTCTACAGATGGCATTGTGATAACAGAAGAGGATGTAAAGGAAGGGTTACAGCAATCTCACATCCTGTATGACCGAGCAG GAGAAGAACAGTACaattgcatctctgccctgcaTCATTCTCTGAGAGGCTCAGATGAAAATGCTTCCCTTTACTGGCTTGGTCGAATGCTTGAAGGTGGTGAGGATCCACTCTATGTGGCAAGGAGGCTGGTGAGGTTTGCAAGTGAAGATATAG GGCTGGCAGATCCTCTGGCTTTAACACAAGCAGTTGCTGCTTATCAAGGTTGTCACTTTATTGGAATGCCAGAATGTGAG GTGATTCTAGCACAATGTGTAGTGTACTTTGCCAGAGCACCCAAGTCTATAGAGGTATACAGGGCATATAACAAAGTCAAAGAACATCTGAGAATGCACACGGGACCTCTGCCGCCTGTTCCACTGCACCTGAGAAATGCCCCAACAATGCTCATGGAGAACTTGGGCTATGGCAAAGGCTGTAAATATAACCCCGCATACAAGGAACCTGTAGAGCAAGACTATCTACCAGAAGAGTTGAAAGGAACAGACTTCTTCAAGGAATGA
- the LOC136008367 gene encoding leukocyte elastase inhibitor-like isoform X2 produces the protein MDINRSNAPYLLRLASRLFGEKSYTFLPDFLTNIQKFYGADLAAVDFLQASDEARKEINQWVEEKTEGKILHLLSEGSVDNLTRLVLVNAIYFKGNWAEKFKEADTTDMLFRLNKNERKTVKMMYQKNKFNFGYIPEEKIRVLELPYDGEELSMIILLPYDIEDNSTGLQKLEKQLTLEKLQEWTCLEHLYSTDVRVHLPKFRLEESYDLKSDLAAMGLVDVFDSGKADLWGMSGARDLFLSKIVHKAFVEVNEEGTEAAAATAGIAMLCMAIEEDFNADHPFLFFIRHNPTESILFFGRYASP, from the exons ATGGATATAAACAGAAGCAATGCTCCCTATCTCCTACGGCTTGCCAGTCGGCTTTTTGGTGAGAAGTCCTACACCTTTTTGCCG GATTTCCTGACTAATATTCAGAAATTCTATGGAGCTGATTTGGCTGCAGTTGATTTTCTTCAGGCTAGTGATGAAGCCAGGAAAGAAATTAACCAGTGGGTAGAAGAGAAAACTGAAG GTAAAATCCTTCATCTGCTATCTGAAGGCTCTGTTGACAACTTGACCAGGCTTGTACTGGTGAATGCTATTTATTTCAAAGGGAACTGGGCAGAGAAATTTAAAGAAGCGGACACCACTGACATGCTATTTAGGTTAAATAAG aatgaaagaaagacagtgaaaatgatgtatcagaaaaataaatttaattttggGTACATCCCTGAAGAGAAGATCCGTGTTTTAGAGCTGCCTTATGATGGAGAAGAACTTAGTATGATCATCCTGTTACCTTATGACATTGAAGATAACTCCACTGGTCTGCAGAAG ctggaaaagcagcttaCCTTAGAGAAGCTTCAGGAATGGACATGTCTGGAGCATCTGTATTCCACTGATGTTCGTGTGCATTTGCCAAAGTTTAGGCTAGAAGAAAGCTATGACCTTAAATCAGATTTAGCTGCTATGGGCTTGGTGGATGTATTTGACAGTGGTAAGGCTGACTTGTGGGGAATGTCAGGGGCACGTGACCTCTTTCTCTCTAAAATTGTCCACAAAGCTTTTGTAGAAGTGAATGAGGAAGGCACGGAAGCTGCAGCTGCTACTGCTGGCATTGCTATGCTCTGCATGGCTATCGAAGAGGATTTCAATGCAGAccatcctttccttttctttattcgCCACAACCCCACAGAAAGCATACTTTTCTTTGGCAGATACGCTTCTCCATAA